The DNA window ACCTCCCGGGATACCAGACCAATTTTTTCCAGCGGATTCAGCAAACGGGTAATTCCTGAAGCCGTAAGACCAATTTTTTCAGCCAGATCAATCCGCCTCATCTTGCTTTCAGAAGAAGAACTAAGGATGTACAGAATTACAAAGTCATTAAACCCTAATCCGTGTACACTTAAAGAATCAAATTTTCTCGAAATAACCGATTGAAGTTTGTTGATGTTGATTAAAAATAATAGTTCAGTGCTTATCATTGAAAAGTATTTGAGTTGTCAAGTATTTTTATGATGCAAATATATACATTTAAATAGATTACAATTTTCTTTTTTTTAATAAAATTTTTCTTTTTTAAAAAAGACATATTTTTTCGCATCATCCTGTTATAAACTGTGAAACCATCCATTATTTTAAAATGATTTAATATAAATCAATATTTAGTGAATTTTGTATCATGTGGTATGATAAGTGATAGAAGTCTTTTCATTAACATAAATTTTTGTTAAAAAACTCACTTTTAAGGGATAATTTAATGTCTGTCTGTCTATTTTTGTTATTTTAGCCGGCAAGAATGAATTTATGCTTACAGAGGAAGAGTTTAAGGCTATATATTTAAACTATAAAATCAAGGAAATTGTTCCTTTTCTCAAGAAGCTTACACCAAAAGATAAAATAGAAGTTGCCGCCATATTAAAAAAGCATATTAATAAAGAATGGGGGCACAATAATATCTCTGTGTTGGCCGCTTTGGCATGCAGCAGAACCAAAGAAGAATATGCAAAGCTAAGTCCGGGATATTATTCTCTTCCTATCGACCTTATTGAAGATCTTTTTGAATCTTTCATTCCCGAATGGATTGGAGAAAGTTATCCCTTTTTAAAAGAAATTGAGTATTTAAAAGTCATGGAGTGGGAGCAGAGTGGATATCTTACCTTAGCTGATGAACTCAATGCTTCACTACTTTCATCTTCCTTACTTTCAGCGGATCAGTTACAATCTTATCCCGTCATATTGGATTCATATATCTGGCTTTTGTTCGAATATGAATGCAGTATCACAGCCCGTTACCATGATGTCAACTGGAAAGATACTTTAAAAACACTTGTTCAGGAAAATAAGATAGATCGCTTCAGGGTATTGAAATCGAGTCTTAAAGCGATTAATTTCAATTTTTCAAAAGAAAATAATACATGGTTTCTGGAACTCTTTAATTATCTGGAACCTACTGACAGAGAAATAGTAGAATTGCAGGAAGAGCTGTTTCTGATTTTCCATTCTACTCAGCACTCATTGTTTTCTGTTGTATTGAAAATGATTACCCCGATTGCTATTCATAAAGATTTTAAAACTGGAGAGTTTTTACAGGCGGTAATGCCTTTGGTCACCCTTTCTTCCAAAACTATTATTAATCCGTTACTGCAGATTTTTGAGAAGATAGCAGGAAACAATGAAAAATACCGGGAAGAAATTTGTCTGCTTCTGATGCCGGTTTTTTTGAATAAAGATAAAGCGGTTCAAAATAAAGCAGCAAAGATTGTATTAAAATACGGAGATCCGGCATCAGAAAAATTACAGGAAGAAATGAAACTTTATGAAGGATCACTTCTTGCTGATATTCATACATTATTAGATAAATTCCTTGTTGAACAAAAGGAAAATAAAGAAGAACAAAATTACGAAGCTGTGGTGTGGCATACTTCCGCGCCTGTTTTACCAGTTCAGACAATCAGTGACTTTATTTTTTTTGCTCCTCAGGTATTTAATACAGGTGAAATGTATCATTTTGATCTTTTTCTGGATGCATTGATGAGATTTGATAATGAGTTTGAAGAAGATCATTTTCATCAGCTGGAACCAGCATTTAAAGCAGCCTTTAAACTAAAAGATACCTCAGGATTTCGTCATTTGCTGGCTACATTCCTGATCAATTATGGTTTATTCAGACAGAAAAAGAAATCACCAATTCTGTTGGAAGCAAGACTGGCATTTCCTGACCTTGAAAATTGGGTTGGGAAGAAAACACCTTTGATTTTTAAGGCCTATCATCAATTGCTCCTGGATATTTTTGAAGCATTAAAACAAAATAAAAAAATTCCGCTTCTTTCTGTACCGGACCATTCACCTTGCTGGATCAGTGTCCATAATCTTGTGGATAAATTAAAAATCTATCAGCAAAAAGGTGAAATGCCTGTCCCGTTTGATTTGGAGATAGCATTGCTTCGTATTGAGAAAGAAGAACTTAAACAAGGAGAAGGTTACGCAAAAGAACATCTTAACACAGAATATTTCCATCTTCTGAAACCGGTTTTCGAACAAAATTATTTCTCAGAACACTATAGAAATGGATTTTTGGATGGAAATTTCTCCTGGAACTTAAGTTATAGAAAAATCTATAAATGGAATAAAACAGAAGAAATTCCTCAGTTCCTGGTCGATATTGAAAGTCGAAAAGAACTTCCGGAAAATGCTTCTTTTCCTGATTATGTATTCAGTTCTTATGATGGTGTTTATGACGATGATATGATTCGTATTTTGTATACGGTACCTTATTTTTCGTGTTCTGTTTTTGCCCAAAAATATAATAAAAACCTGTCAAACGCTGTTTACCAGTATGATATAAAAGAAAGCATGGCATTGCTTGATGCCTGGATGAAGTTGAATTTACCCTTTCAACCGGTGCATTATGTATTCCTGTCTGCCGGTCTGTTTAATAAAGATAAAACCTTCTCTGGTATGGCTTTTGAAGTCCTGATAAACAGGGCGGTTTCCAATGATTTTGATATGGAGGAATTAGGAAAGCTGATTGGTAAAAAGATCAGTTTTGAATGGGCTCCGGTGAAAAGACTGACAGATGGATTATCCGGTTTTATCAATTTGAGCACCAACCATAATATTGCTTTTGAAAAATTATTAATATCCATTCTTGCAGCTATTGAAAAACCTGTATTTAACCTTAAAAAGCTGTTGGAACTTTATGATGAACTAAAAACCCGGAACCAATCTGAAACAGATAAAACAATTATTGATCTGCTTGAAGAATGGGGAAAAGAAAATAACCTGAAAAAACTATCTATCAAATTAAAAACAAATGAAAGAAAGACTTTATGAAATCCTTAATGAGGAGAAAGTACATGAGATCATCCCTTTTTTGAAAGAGCTTAGCCCCGAGGAAAGAAAAACATTAGTCCCAACGATTAAGAAAATGGATCGTGAGATCAGCAAGATCATAATGACCAAAAATTCTTATCATACGGCAGGTTCTGTAAATCAGCACTCCATTATTGATATTGCATCATTTGTATGTATGGATCAGAAAAACTTCGGTAAAAATTACTGGAGCCTTTTCCGGAACATAGAACAAACCGACAAAATCCTGGAATGGGGATGCCCGAACTGGTTCTCAGATTTTATCAACGAATCTGTAGATGCTGAATTTACAGCCTTTACCTATCAGGATATCCTTGGGTGGGTAGAAAAAGGCTATGTGAAACCAAAGCCTGAGTTATTGGGACATCATCTCAGTAATTACCCCTCTGATCTGGATCAACACCCTGATACCCTGGCCACCCATTTCTGGTATTTATGTGAATTTCCATCAAAGTCGTTACCGTTCCGGAAAGAATGGTTTCCTTTGGTTCAGAAGCTGGTCACAGAACAAAAAATCGA is part of the Chryseobacterium lactis genome and encodes:
- a CDS encoding MarR family winged helix-turn-helix transcriptional regulator, which gives rise to MISTELLFLININKLQSVISRKFDSLSVHGLGFNDFVILYILSSSSESKMRRIDLAEKIGLTASGITRLLNPLEKIGLVSREVNERDARVSYVVITPTGKKIFEEAKTTAENITKEVLSSKKSKSLKVVTELLFELGGNIQ
- a CDS encoding DUF6493 family protein, producing MLTEEEFKAIYLNYKIKEIVPFLKKLTPKDKIEVAAILKKHINKEWGHNNISVLAALACSRTKEEYAKLSPGYYSLPIDLIEDLFESFIPEWIGESYPFLKEIEYLKVMEWEQSGYLTLADELNASLLSSSLLSADQLQSYPVILDSYIWLLFEYECSITARYHDVNWKDTLKTLVQENKIDRFRVLKSSLKAINFNFSKENNTWFLELFNYLEPTDREIVELQEELFLIFHSTQHSLFSVVLKMITPIAIHKDFKTGEFLQAVMPLVTLSSKTIINPLLQIFEKIAGNNEKYREEICLLLMPVFLNKDKAVQNKAAKIVLKYGDPASEKLQEEMKLYEGSLLADIHTLLDKFLVEQKENKEEQNYEAVVWHTSAPVLPVQTISDFIFFAPQVFNTGEMYHFDLFLDALMRFDNEFEEDHFHQLEPAFKAAFKLKDTSGFRHLLATFLINYGLFRQKKKSPILLEARLAFPDLENWVGKKTPLIFKAYHQLLLDIFEALKQNKKIPLLSVPDHSPCWISVHNLVDKLKIYQQKGEMPVPFDLEIALLRIEKEELKQGEGYAKEHLNTEYFHLLKPVFEQNYFSEHYRNGFLDGNFSWNLSYRKIYKWNKTEEIPQFLVDIESRKELPENASFPDYVFSSYDGVYDDDMIRILYTVPYFSCSVFAQKYNKNLSNAVYQYDIKESMALLDAWMKLNLPFQPVHYVFLSAGLFNKDKTFSGMAFEVLINRAVSNDFDMEELGKLIGKKISFEWAPVKRLTDGLSGFINLSTNHNIAFEKLLISILAAIEKPVFNLKKLLELYDELKTRNQSETDKTIIDLLEEWGKENNLKKLSIKLKTNERKTL